From Polyangia bacterium, one genomic window encodes:
- a CDS encoding sigma-70 family RNA polymerase sigma factor: MSINTASECASATICAPPDTAALYRDYARRVSRWATRLTRSTSDAEDVVQEVFLIVHRRGSSLNDVGSPSAWLLKVTLNVVRHLWRSRGRLAKREESFDWEGITTAPPDPLQALETHRSLEKLRAAIDTLAPHYRTVYLLCEVNRLPTVKVAELTGLRPDTLRVRRHRARKQIAKQLSAGTVIDACAA, from the coding sequence ATGTCGATCAACACCGCCTCGGAATGCGCCTCAGCGACCATTTGCGCCCCGCCTGATACCGCCGCGCTGTATCGCGACTACGCTCGGCGAGTCAGTCGCTGGGCGACCCGCTTGACCAGGTCAACCAGTGACGCCGAGGACGTGGTTCAAGAAGTCTTCTTGATCGTTCACCGGCGCGGATCGTCTTTGAATGACGTCGGCAGCCCGAGCGCGTGGCTGTTGAAAGTCACGCTGAACGTGGTGCGGCATCTTTGGCGCTCACGGGGACGATTGGCCAAACGCGAAGAGTCATTTGATTGGGAAGGCATCACCACCGCACCGCCTGATCCGTTGCAGGCCCTGGAAACCCACCGTTCTCTGGAGAAGTTGCGGGCCGCCATCGACACCTTGGCCCCGCACTATCGGACAGTCTATTTGCTGTGCGAGGTCAATCGCCTGCCGACGGTGAAAGTGGCTGAATTGACCGGCTTGCGTCCCGACACATTGAGAGTGCGCCGCCATCGCGCACGAAAACAGATAGCCAAACAATTGAGCGCGGGAACTGTCATTGACGCGTGCGCTGCCTGA